A genomic window from Populus alba chromosome 19, ASM523922v2, whole genome shotgun sequence includes:
- the LOC118036205 gene encoding probable aspartic proteinase GIP1, whose product MAKLAVPLLSFFFLLSCIPSQAAPPLQTPLQTPIQKDHSTSQYIITAYLKTPLMPTKLVLDLGATYCWVNCDDYISSTYQHVPCNSSIANSLSAYGCEDICDGPPGPNCANNSFLFLLDKPLETVHYKKVNSLNDALVDYLALLNNLGSLSSIDNFIFSCARTGFLKGLAKGVTGLASLGNSNLSIPVQINKAFSSSPNCFAMCLSGSISQPGVALFGSKGPYNFLHGIDLSKSLLYTPLIFNPLGRDSDPNTHRLSPEYYVGLTAIKVNGKMVAFNKALLAIDDQSGSGGTRISTLVPYTKLQSSIYKAFTLAFLKEAASSAFNLTTTKPVKPFRVCYPAGAVKTTQMGPAVPIIELVLDRQDVVWKMFGSNSMVRVTKKSVDLWCLGVVDGGTIDGPSIVIGGLQLEDNLLQFDLQSKKLGFSSSILSKGTKCADYKFPTRKV is encoded by the coding sequence ATGGCAAAGCTAGCAGTCCCTCTTCtgagttttttcttcctcttatCGTGTATCCCTTCTCAGGCGGCTCCTCCCCTCCAAACGCCCCTCCAAACGCCAATCCAGAAGGACCATTCAACCAGCCAATATATCATCACTGCATACCTAAAAACCCCTCTAATGCCCACCAAATTGGTCTTGGATCTTGGTGCTACATACTGCTGGGTAAATTGCGACGACTACATCTCCTCCACTTACCAGCATGTCCCCTGTAACAGTTCCATCGCTAATTCTCTTAGTGCTTACGGTTGCGAGGACATTTGCGACGGTCCACCGGGTCCAAATTGTGCAAACAACTCTTTCCTCTTCCTCCTTGACAAACCCCTCGAAACAGTTCACTACAAAAAAGTTAATAGCCTCAACGATGCCCTTGTTGACTATCTCGCCTTGCTCAATAACCTAGGCTCCCTTTCCTCGATCGATAATTTCATCTTTTCCTGTGCTCGAACTGGTTTTCTGAAAGGCCTAGCTAAGGGTGTAACTGGCTTAGCCTCCCTGGGCAACTCAAACCTCTCAATCCCAGTGCAGATCAATAAAGCCTTCTCCTCCTCTCCAAATTGTTTTGCTATGTGCTTGTCAGGATCCATCTCTCAACCTGGTGTGGCTCTTTTCGGTAGTAAAGGGCCTTATAATTTCTTGCATGGAATTGACCTCTCAAAATCACTTCTTTACACTCCTCTTATTTTTAACCCGCTTGGAAGAGATTCTGATCCAAATACCCACAGACTCTCTCCTGAGTATTATGTAGGGCTGACTGCCATTAAAGTGAACGGAAAGATGGTGGCTTTTAACAAAGCGCTGTTGGCCATTGATGACCAGTCTGGTTCTGGGGGGACCAGGATCAGCACTCTTGTGCCATACACGAAGTTACAGAGTTCTATTTACAAGGCTTTTACTCTGGCTTTCTTGAAGGAAGCAGCTTCCTCTGCTTTCAATCTTACTACAACAAAGCCTGTCAAGCCATTCAGAGTCTGCTACCCTGCGGGTGCTGTGAAGACGACACAAATGGGACCGGCTGTACCAATAATCGAACTGGTGTTGGATAGACAAGATGTGGTTTGGAAGATGTTTGGATCGAACTCTATGGTGAGGGTTACAAAGAAGAGTGTTGATCTTTGGTGCTTGGGTGTTGTGGATGGTGGGACCATTGATGGCCCGTCTATCGTGATTGGTGGTCTCCAGTTGGAGGACAATTTGCTACAATTCGATCTACAGTCAAAGAAACTGGGTTTCAGTTCATCAATTTTGTCCAAGGGGACCAAATGCGCAGACTACAAATTTCCTACCAGAAAAGTCTAA